A window of Brevibacillus sp. DP1.3A genomic DNA:
GACAAAAAATGGAGGGGTAGCAATTGGAACTAAAAATACTTACACTTGAAGACAACCCCGGTCATCAAAAATTGATTGCGATTTTTCTTGAGCAGTTAGCAGTAAAATCCTTCGATATAGCGCGGAATTCGAAAGAATTTTTTTCAATCATAGAAGAGCGTGGTTCTGACTTCAATCTATTAATCATTGACATTCATTTAGATGAAGATAGCATGAATGGTTTAGATTGTTATAAACTGTATAGAAAAGCTGGAGGAAAGATGCCAGCAATTATTGTTACGATGGATCCGATTCATTTAGATAGAACAGAATTACAAAAGATCGATGTCATCGATGTTGTAGATAAAGCAAATCTGTATTGTGAAGGCGGACCTCTACCAGCAGCCTTTGATAAGGCTTGCAAACATTTGCAATACCAACAATTTGACAAGGAAGGCTGCTTGTATGTTCCAGTTGCTGGAGAATCGTTGTTTATGCTCCCAGTAGAGAAGGTGCTCTATATTCAGTCAAAACTACGAGAGATTACAGTACATACGGACTTAGGTAGCTTTCGCTCTGATATTTCATTGAAGCAGTATTCCAGTTACTTAGACACACACGGATTTTTATCTGTATCACGATCCAGTTTGGTAAACTTAGAAAGAGTAGATGAATTTCATAAGTATGACCAAACATTAACCTTTCAAGGTGATCATTTGAGAAACCATGTAAAAGTAGCAGATGATCGCGTAGGAACAGTAAGAAGAATATTGAATCGGTGATTCCGAAAGATAAAAAACGGCGTTCGTGTTCACGAATTCCTTAAAAAAATATTAAATCGACAAAATAACCCCTTCACGTAATTACTTACCACTTGTATAATGGTGGTATAAGTTGGAAATAGGGGGTATTTGTCTTGGGTTTGTCAATCACTGGACAGAAGAAGGATACACTTCGCGACGCACTTGTCAAAGAAATGAAGATAAAGGCAGTAACTCCAACAATGATTACGTCTACTAAAAACATAAGTCTGGTCAATCTTAGCCGCATGTTTGGTGGAAGTAGAACCTTTTCTCTTGAAGTATTGGATGCGGTTACAGAGGTTTTGGAACTTCCAGCTGGACATTTTTACCCTTACTACATTAAAGAATGCTGGGCGAAAGAGGGGAACCGTTTACGAAAGAAGACGGAGGAATATGTGGTACGCTGTCTCAAGTTGGGATTAATGGATCTCGTTAAGCAAACCATGAACGAGCTCACCTCTATCCCAGGCAACCTACAAACAGTGTTCTCGATCGGTGAAACTTTGTTCGGAATAGGCCGTCAAGAAGAGGCTCTACCATTTTTTGAAAAAGTGATCGAGAAAGAGGCAAACAAACTATCCGCAGATCTAGCTGTAAGCTACTATCGTCGATTTCTGATTGTACGAGATCGTGACATGGTAACGGCATACGAGGCAGCTATAAAACTAACAGACTATATTTCTAATCTAAAAGGTCTTATGAGATCCGAGGCATATCATAAGATACTCGCTGTGTTCTACACTGTTGAGCATTGGGCAGCTGTTGAGAAATACAGCAAAGAACTCGAAGAGTACGTAATTGAGACGGACCAATCAGCATACGGAGGAGCTCTGTACTATCAAGCGGTGGCAGCTCGTGCACAGTACAAATATGAAAAGTCCCTTAGATTAATTGAGAAGTACGAAACTGGAATTAGTGAAATGTTTACTCTTTGGGCTGAAGGTAACAGGATGGTTGTTCAAATACTGGCAGGAGATTCTCAGAAAGTTTTCGATTTAATAGGGTTTATAAAACGCAATAACAATCGATACAGATATTTAGATACAGTTCTCCAAGCACTTGTTGAAAATAACATGTTGGATGAAATAGATCAGTTTTTTGTTGACTTCGAAGAACAGATTAATAAACTATTCACGATCAAAGATCCTGTTACTGTAAAACATGCAATAAATTTCACATATCATAAAGCACTGTTCTTATTAAAACGAGAAATGAAAAAAGATAGCGTAATCGTTGCCATAGACGCGCTGCAGCTAGCAGTTGAATACAAGATACCCGTTGATATAATCCGATGTATTAAACTGATCATGAGGGAAGCTAAATCACTTAGCGACATACAAATTGCAATATGTATCCAAGCTCTAGATGAGTTTGAGAACACAATACCGGGCGATACTATTTGTATCGTTTGATAATATTGACCGATACGTATTTTATCGTGTACCATTTATCTTGTAAGCTATCACCTATCAAGGCGGGATGACATAATGAAAAAATTTCTTTTGGTGGGGATTCTATCAGCTGTTCTAGCTATACCAGCAGGGGCAAATGCTGAAGATGGACCTGGATGGGCTATGAAGCCATTACCAATCAAGGTAAATCCAATAGGAAAACCACCAATCACTACTAACGAAGATGGGCCCGGCTGGTAAAACAAAAAAGGAAGAAGCACTTGAACTGTGTTTCTTCCCATTTTTGACGAATCATGTCGAAACTTACCAAATTTAGACTATTTGTAAAGTTGGAAACTCGTTGTACGATAAAGTTAATAACATTTCACGATATCGTTAAGTGAAAAAGCGTTTGACTAAATCCTGCCAAACAAGGATAATAAAATACGAACAACTGTTCGGAGGTAGACGCGATGAACGAAGACGTACACGATTCCGATTTAGCAAAAGAACTTGCTGATATCATCAAGCATAGCAAAGAAACCGGATCACAGATGTATGTTGATCAGTTAAAATCTTTGTTACAGTGAATTGTCTTTTTTGAAGGCAGTAGTAACTGCACGTACCGCAGCTCTCTGATCTGGAGGTAAAGACAATAAGTCAGCAATGAACTTTCTGTCTTCTTCAGACAAGCCAACATCCTTTTTATAATCATAGGGAATACGCTCATTAGAAAGTCCGAGAATGTAATCTACGGTTGTTTTATGGATAGTAGCCATTTTAACTAGCAT
This region includes:
- a CDS encoding LytTR family DNA-binding domain-containing protein; amino-acid sequence: MELKILTLEDNPGHQKLIAIFLEQLAVKSFDIARNSKEFFSIIEERGSDFNLLIIDIHLDEDSMNGLDCYKLYRKAGGKMPAIIVTMDPIHLDRTELQKIDVIDVVDKANLYCEGGPLPAAFDKACKHLQYQQFDKEGCLYVPVAGESLFMLPVEKVLYIQSKLREITVHTDLGSFRSDISLKQYSSYLDTHGFLSVSRSSLVNLERVDEFHKYDQTLTFQGDHLRNHVKVADDRVGTVRRILNR
- a CDS encoding helix-turn-helix domain-containing protein, which codes for MFGLRLKELRGSRTQDDIAAQLDITRARYSHYENERSHPDPEMLVKMATIHKTTVDYILGLSNERIPYDYKKDVGLSEEDRKFIADLLSLPPDQRAAVRAVTTAFKKDNSL